Proteins encoded in a region of the bacterium genome:
- a CDS encoding ABC transporter ATP-binding protein, translated as LELNKAGTTIVMVTHSVHYAEYCHRTVHLLDGRVVTENVREVLGV; from the coding sequence TGCTGGAGCTGAACAAGGCTGGCACGACAATCGTGATGGTCACCCACTCGGTGCACTATGCCGAGTACTGCCACCGCACGGTGCACCTGTTAGACGGCCGCGTGGTGACCGAGAACGTGCGGGAGGTGCTGGGTGTTTAG